The following nucleotide sequence is from Luteolibacter sp. Y139.
GCCGTGCTGCTGCCGACGGATGCGCGCGAGTGGACTTCAGCGGGTGGCCAGAAGTTCAAGGGCAGGGTGCTGGCGGTGGATCATGAGAAGAAGACGGTGACGCTGGAGACCGAGGCCGGGAAGAAGTCGGAAGGAGTGCCGTTTACAAATTTCAGTGCGGAGGATCAGGCGTTCTTCTCACGCTGCAAGACCCAGCGCGCGGGGCAAGGCAAGGACGGAAAGATCACGGTTGTGGACAGCGAAGATCCGGAGATGACGAAGGCGATCGCGGAGGCGGTGAGGACTTTCCCGGCGGCGTGGGCGGTGATCCAGGCGGATGCGAAGCGGCCGAGCCCGGTGTTGGACATGGTGATGGTGAAGGCGTCCTTCCGCGATCCGGGCGCGGCTGACGACGATGCCGAGAACATGTGGGTGATGAACTTCAGCTTCGATGAGAAGGCGAAGACGATCACTGGCACTCTGGGGAATCCGCCGGATCACCTGAAGTCGGTGAAGATCGGGCAGAAGGTGAGCGTGCCGCTGGCGGATCTGCGGGACTGGATCTATTTCGAGGATGAGAAGATCAAAGGGGGATTCACGGAGAAGCTGATCCACAAGCGGATGTCGCCGGCGGAGAAGAAGGAGCACAACGAGGGGACGGGAGTGAATTGGGATGAGGAGTGAGAGCGAGGTGGTGCTTCGCCGGCCGCTGTACCGGTGGAAGAGCTTTTGGCTGGGGGTGCTGGTGCTCTTCTTCATCGACTGGGCTTGGGTGAGGTCGATGACGCGGCTGGACATGCTGATCTGGACTTCGGGTGCGAGGGATGAGGCGATCACGCTTCGCTGCCAGGAAGCCCGGGTGATGGTGGAGGTGACGGGGCGGAGGTCGGCTGGCAGCTTGCCCTATGCGTCGGGTTTCATGAGGGCAACGTTTCCCTACGACCTTCATAAAGTCTGGTTT
It contains:
- a CDS encoding YegJ family protein, translated to MSFMQRWMSGWVVMMTVVMSFAFAAVAWAEDRDFGGAVLLPTDAREWTSAGGQKFKGRVLAVDHEKKTVTLETEAGKKSEGVPFTNFSAEDQAFFSRCKTQRAGQGKDGKITVVDSEDPEMTKAIAEAVRTFPAAWAVIQADAKRPSPVLDMVMVKASFRDPGAADDDAENMWVMNFSFDEKAKTITGTLGNPPDHLKSVKIGQKVSVPLADLRDWIYFEDEKIKGGFTEKLIHKRMSPAEKKEHNEGTGVNWDEE